One Desulfonatronum sp. SC1 DNA segment encodes these proteins:
- the rsmI gene encoding 16S rRNA (cytidine(1402)-2'-O)-methyltransferase, with protein sequence MPFPSPRLWVVAGTLGNPGDFSPRAKGALEGADLILAEDTRRAGLFFQRHGVVPKGTLRSFFEHNERDRIPSVLSVLEQGHDVALISDAGTPLIGDPGYRLVRACWDAGFPVSPVPGPCAPVAALCASGLPPSPFTFLGFLPRQAGDQRRLFLSWAEAATTLIFFERNSRLRDTLETALECLGPRELCLARELTKEHEQIILGRLESHQDMEWDPRGEMTVLVGPPEAREKTLDVVVDQMLSEEMLTGPPKQVAARVAATAHGWSSKEVYARLIALARAAPASRTP encoded by the coding sequence ATGCCTTTTCCTTCCCCCAGACTTTGGGTCGTGGCCGGAACCCTTGGCAACCCTGGTGACTTTTCACCCCGGGCCAAAGGGGCGCTTGAAGGTGCGGACCTGATTCTGGCCGAGGACACCCGGCGTGCCGGGCTGTTTTTTCAGCGCCACGGCGTCGTGCCCAAAGGGACGCTGCGCAGCTTTTTCGAGCACAATGAGCGGGATCGGATTCCCTCGGTCCTGAGCGTTCTGGAACAGGGGCACGATGTTGCCTTGATTTCCGACGCCGGAACACCCCTGATCGGCGATCCGGGGTACCGGCTGGTCCGGGCCTGTTGGGACGCTGGGTTCCCGGTTTCTCCGGTTCCCGGTCCCTGCGCTCCTGTTGCAGCGTTGTGCGCTTCCGGCCTTCCGCCCTCTCCGTTCACCTTTCTGGGTTTTTTGCCTCGACAGGCCGGGGACCAAAGACGGCTATTTCTTTCGTGGGCCGAGGCGGCCACTACCCTGATTTTTTTCGAGCGCAACTCCCGGCTGCGCGACACCCTGGAAACGGCCTTGGAATGTCTGGGGCCACGGGAGCTTTGCCTGGCCCGTGAATTGACCAAGGAGCATGAGCAGATTATTCTGGGCCGTTTGGAAAGCCATCAGGACATGGAGTGGGACCCTCGCGGCGAGATGACCGTGCTCGTCGGCCCGCCGGAAGCTCGGGAGAAGACTTTGGACGTGGTTGTGGACCAGATGCTGTCGGAAGAGATGCTGACCGGCCCGCCAAAACAGGTGGCCGCTCGGGTCGCGGCCACGGCTCATGGATGGTCTTCCAAGGAGGTCTACGCCAGGTTGATCGCCCTGGCCCGGGCCGCTCCCGCCTCGAGGACCCCATGA
- a CDS encoding YraN family protein: MVAGHLTQGRIGEDAAVQLLKELGFQILERNWRCQSGEVDVICQDRDTVVFVEVRTRGACARTSPAQSVNRSKITKLTRAASYYLSRRDWWERPCRFDVVAVIHTAQGHRLEHIPDAFSFPQTLGRGRNPWQPW, translated from the coding sequence ATGGTTGCCGGACATCTGACCCAGGGACGGATCGGCGAGGACGCCGCTGTTCAGTTGCTGAAAGAACTGGGTTTTCAGATTCTGGAACGCAACTGGCGCTGCCAATCCGGCGAGGTGGACGTGATCTGTCAGGACCGGGATACCGTGGTTTTCGTCGAGGTTCGAACCCGTGGGGCTTGCGCCCGAACCTCTCCGGCCCAAAGCGTGAATCGCTCCAAAATCACCAAGCTGACCCGGGCTGCCAGCTACTATCTCAGCCGGCGCGACTGGTGGGAGCGGCCATGCCGGTTCGACGTGGTCGCGGTGATCCACACAGCCCAGGGACACCGACTGGAGCACATTCCCGATGCCTTTTCCTTCCCCCAGACTTTGGGTCGTGGCCGGAACCCTTGGCAACCCTGGTGA
- a CDS encoding ribonuclease HII — MSGPTHRPATGQLSGVFPGLLVGEEAPRGLGLTAGLDEAGRGCLAGPVVAAAVILPESYDLPGLTDSKKLRVEARERVARAVRDQAVAWSLGLAWPREIERVNILRASLLAMTRAVRTLKVCPDALIVDGPHRVPLDMPQQAVVRADATVPAVSAASILAKTFRDKLLTFLDRRHPGYDLAIHKGYPTARHLEALRRLGPAPVHRLTFKGVLAATGRDARQKQLWLPDI; from the coding sequence ATGTCCGGGCCAACGCATCGGCCCGCGACTGGGCAACTGTCCGGAGTTTTTCCCGGACTTTTGGTCGGTGAAGAAGCGCCGCGCGGCCTCGGTCTGACCGCCGGGTTGGACGAGGCCGGGCGGGGGTGTCTAGCCGGCCCCGTGGTGGCCGCGGCGGTGATTCTCCCTGAATCGTACGATCTGCCCGGCCTAACCGATTCCAAAAAACTTCGGGTCGAGGCTCGGGAGCGCGTGGCCCGTGCCGTTCGAGATCAGGCGGTGGCCTGGTCCCTGGGACTGGCTTGGCCGCGGGAAATCGAGCGGGTGAATATCCTGCGGGCTTCCCTGCTGGCCATGACCCGGGCCGTGCGCACCCTGAAAGTGTGCCCGGACGCGTTGATCGTGGACGGGCCTCATCGGGTTCCGCTGGACATGCCCCAACAGGCGGTGGTCAGGGCGGACGCCACGGTTCCGGCTGTATCCGCCGCCTCCATCCTGGCCAAGACCTTTCGCGACAAACTCCTGACCTTTCTGGACCGCCGGCATCCGGGCTACGACTTGGCGATCCACAAAGGTTATCCCACGGCCCGACACCTGGAGGCCCTGCGGCGTCTCGGACCGGCTCCGGTGCATCGGCTGACCTTCAAAGGCGTTTTGGCCGCTACCGGCCGGGATGCTCGGCAGAAGCAGCTATGGTTGCCGGACATCTGA
- the rplS gene encoding 50S ribosomal protein L19, whose translation MDLMKKIEYSQMRMDIPQFKAGDTVKVHVRIIEGDKERIQMFEGVVLCRHRGTTNATFTVRKMSDGIGVERIFPLHSPFIERVEVLSEGRVRRSRIFYLRKLRGKASRIKSKNAWDN comes from the coding sequence ATGGATTTGATGAAAAAGATCGAATATTCCCAGATGCGAATGGACATCCCGCAGTTCAAGGCCGGAGATACGGTCAAGGTGCATGTCCGGATCATCGAGGGTGACAAAGAACGGATTCAGATGTTCGAAGGTGTGGTGCTCTGTCGGCATCGCGGCACCACCAACGCCACCTTCACCGTGCGCAAAATGTCCGATGGAATCGGCGTGGAACGCATTTTCCCTCTGCATTCCCCCTTCATCGAGCGCGTGGAAGTTCTCAGCGAAGGCCGAGTCCGTCGTAGCCGGATTTTTTATCTTCGCAAACTCCGGGGCAAGGCCAGCCGGATCAAGTCCAAGAACGCCTGGGACAACTAG
- the trmD gene encoding tRNA (guanosine(37)-N1)-methyltransferase TrmD: protein MQFNIVTLFPEFFASALQCGLLGKALEQETVTVRLINPRDFAVDRHRSVDDRPYGGGPGMVMTLPPLVTALRSLEASREAPGRMVLLCPKGRPLDHDLAASLAEEPVVTLICGRYEGIDHRLESLFPLEKVSVGGVVLNGGETPALHVLESVSRLLPGFMGHEESSADESFVRGLLEYPHYSRPEVFEDLRVPEILLSGDHAKVAAWRREESLRTTLESRPDLLPRAALEPGDIRTLRELAKGRRLAARNCFLALVHAPVLNKFGQSGAVSLTNLDIHDIARCSRTYGLGGYFICTPLRDQQQLANRLLGHWLSGPGAAANPDRGEALRLVSVVDGLEQAADAVAERCGKRPVLVATSAQGAGSMTYPQTRDLLEDQPVLLVLGTGYGLAQEVLEHCVGTLRPVRCFSDYNHLSVRAAAAIMLDRILGDNG, encoded by the coding sequence ATGCAGTTCAACATCGTCACGCTTTTTCCGGAGTTTTTCGCTTCGGCGCTGCAATGCGGCTTGCTGGGAAAGGCTCTGGAGCAGGAGACGGTCACGGTTCGGTTGATCAATCCGCGGGATTTCGCCGTGGATCGACATCGCAGCGTGGACGACCGGCCTTACGGCGGCGGGCCGGGCATGGTCATGACCCTGCCGCCGCTGGTGACGGCCCTGCGGTCCCTGGAAGCGTCCAGGGAAGCGCCTGGCAGGATGGTTTTGCTGTGTCCCAAGGGCCGACCGCTGGATCACGACCTGGCAGCGTCCCTGGCCGAAGAGCCGGTCGTGACCCTGATTTGTGGACGGTACGAGGGCATCGACCACCGTTTGGAGTCCCTGTTTCCCCTGGAAAAGGTCAGCGTGGGCGGCGTGGTACTCAATGGCGGAGAGACGCCCGCCCTGCACGTCCTGGAATCGGTATCCCGGCTTTTGCCTGGGTTCATGGGCCACGAGGAGTCCTCGGCGGACGAAAGTTTCGTGCGCGGCCTGCTGGAGTATCCACACTACTCCAGGCCGGAGGTTTTTGAAGATTTGCGGGTGCCGGAGATTCTTCTGTCCGGGGATCATGCCAAGGTCGCGGCCTGGCGACGAGAGGAGTCTTTGCGGACAACCCTGGAATCGCGCCCGGACCTGTTGCCCAGGGCCGCGCTGGAGCCAGGAGACATCCGGACCTTGCGGGAGTTGGCCAAGGGGCGGCGACTGGCGGCCAGAAACTGTTTCCTGGCCTTGGTCCATGCTCCGGTTCTGAACAAGTTCGGGCAGAGCGGGGCGGTTTCTTTGACAAATCTGGACATCCACGATATTGCCCGCTGTTCTCGTACATACGGCCTGGGCGGCTATTTCATCTGCACCCCCTTGCGGGACCAACAGCAGTTGGCCAATCGTCTGCTGGGCCACTGGCTGAGCGGGCCAGGGGCCGCGGCAAACCCGGATCGGGGGGAGGCGTTGCGCTTGGTGAGCGTCGTGGACGGCCTGGAGCAGGCCGCTGACGCGGTGGCCGAACGGTGTGGCAAGCGGCCGGTGCTGGTGGCCACTTCGGCCCAGGGCGCGGGGAGCATGACCTATCCCCAGACTCGCGACCTGCTGGAGGACCAGCCGGTTTTACTGGTCCTGGGCACGGGGTACGGGTTGGCCCAGGAGGTACTGGAACACTGCGTCGGAACACTGCGCCCGGTGCGCTGTTTCAGCGACTACAACCATCTTTCGGTACGCGCCGCGGCGGCCATTATGCTAGATCGGATACTGGGCGACAACGGCTGA
- the rimM gene encoding ribosome maturation factor RimM (Essential for efficient processing of 16S rRNA) — protein sequence MPEQPLVLVGEVIKPHGLAGEFSVKVHVDSPDFFAHVPCLYLRRTPGDRPRPVAVTSWRMHNARLLLRLDQVQGRDEVEQVRGAELLARPEDLPNRSDEDIYIHELIGMRVLLPSGKLLGRIESVNSSAGSGVGQEIWSIRTESGQEVLFPAHQDFVLEADRTTATVRIDPPPGLLELYLGEEG from the coding sequence ATGCCCGAGCAGCCGTTGGTCCTGGTCGGAGAAGTGATCAAGCCGCATGGTTTGGCAGGGGAGTTCAGTGTCAAAGTGCACGTGGACTCCCCTGATTTTTTTGCTCATGTTCCGTGTCTGTACCTGCGCCGCACTCCTGGAGATCGTCCGCGTCCAGTGGCCGTGACCTCCTGGAGAATGCACAACGCACGGCTTCTGCTGCGCCTGGACCAGGTCCAGGGGCGGGACGAGGTGGAGCAGGTGCGCGGGGCGGAGTTGCTGGCGCGCCCTGAAGACCTGCCCAATCGTTCGGACGAGGACATCTACATTCATGAGCTGATCGGCATGCGAGTGCTGCTGCCTTCCGGCAAACTGCTGGGCCGGATCGAGAGCGTCAACTCAAGTGCCGGATCCGGAGTCGGCCAGGAAATCTGGAGCATTCGCACCGAGTCTGGCCAAGAAGTGCTCTTTCCTGCGCACCAGGATTTCGTTCTGGAAGCGGACAGGACGACCGCGACGGTGCGCATTGATCCGCCGCCGGGGCTTCTGGAATTGTATCTGGGCGAAGAAGGATAA
- a CDS encoding KH domain-containing protein, translating into MKELIEYIATSLVDQPEAVQVSLVEGEQSSVVELRVAKEDLGKVIGKQGRTAKALRTILAAASAKADKRVVLEIIE; encoded by the coding sequence ATGAAGGAACTCATCGAGTACATTGCCACGTCCTTGGTGGATCAACCCGAAGCCGTGCAGGTTTCCCTGGTGGAGGGTGAACAGTCCTCCGTGGTGGAACTGCGTGTGGCCAAGGAAGATCTGGGCAAGGTGATCGGCAAGCAGGGTCGGACGGCCAAGGCCTTGCGCACGATTCTCGCCGCCGCTTCGGCCAAGGCCGACAAGCGGGTTGTTTTGGAAATCATCGAATAG
- the rpsP gene encoding 30S ribosomal protein S16, with product MAMRIRLTRMGSKKKPFYRIVALNSETRRDGRALDFLGYYNPMKEPNELKIDTDKVREWIAKGAKPTDTVRSLLTKVGFNQTQA from the coding sequence ATGGCAATGAGAATCAGACTGACCCGGATGGGCTCCAAGAAGAAGCCGTTTTACCGCATCGTCGCCCTGAACAGCGAAACCCGCCGTGACGGCCGCGCTTTGGATTTTCTCGGCTACTACAACCCGATGAAAGAGCCCAACGAACTGAAGATCGACACGGACAAGGTCCGCGAGTGGATTGCCAAGGGCGCCAAGCCCACGGACACGGTTCGCTCGCTGCTGACCAAGGTAGGCTTCAATCAAACCCAGGCCTAG